A region of Aliivibrio fischeri DNA encodes the following proteins:
- the asd gene encoding archaetidylserine decarboxylase (Phosphatidylserine decarboxylase is synthesized as a single chain precursor. Generation of the pyruvoyl active site from a Ser is coupled to cleavage of a Gly-Ser bond between the larger (beta) and smaller (alpha chains). It is an integral membrane protein.) produces the protein MSDNLKIGLQYLTPKHALTRLAGKLASAKMGWLTTAVIKWFIKQYNVNMDEAKNPDPEAYSTFNNFFVRELEDGARPINEDDSLISHPADACVSQFGPIMDGKLVQAKGHVYSAQELLGGDEALAAEFMGGEFATLYLSPSDYHRVHMPCDATLRKMIYVPGDLFSVNPLTAENVPNLFARNERVVCIFDTEFGPMAQILVGATIVGSIETTWAETVTPPTGPAVKTWHYPLSGDDMICFKKGEEMGRFKLGSTVINLFAPNSIKFDDSMENGTPTRMGTPFAHIVK, from the coding sequence GTGTCAGATAATTTAAAGATTGGGTTACAATATCTAACTCCAAAACATGCACTTACTCGTTTGGCTGGCAAATTAGCATCAGCAAAAATGGGATGGTTAACAACTGCTGTTATTAAGTGGTTTATCAAACAATACAACGTAAATATGGATGAGGCTAAAAACCCAGATCCTGAAGCGTATTCAACATTTAATAACTTCTTCGTTCGTGAATTAGAAGATGGCGCTCGTCCTATTAATGAGGATGATTCTCTTATTTCTCACCCTGCAGATGCTTGCGTTAGTCAATTTGGTCCAATTATGGACGGTAAATTAGTACAAGCAAAAGGCCACGTATATTCTGCACAAGAATTACTTGGTGGTGATGAAGCACTTGCTGCTGAATTTATGGGTGGTGAGTTTGCAACGCTGTATTTATCACCAAGCGATTACCATCGTGTTCATATGCCTTGTGATGCAACGCTACGTAAAATGATTTATGTTCCTGGTGACTTATTTTCAGTTAACCCATTAACGGCAGAAAACGTACCGAACTTATTTGCACGCAATGAACGTGTTGTTTGTATTTTTGATACCGAGTTTGGTCCTATGGCTCAAATTCTGGTTGGTGCAACGATCGTTGGTAGTATTGAAACTACATGGGCTGAAACCGTAACACCACCAACAGGTCCTGCGGTTAAAACATGGCACTACCCTCTTTCTGGTGACGACATGATTTGCTTTAAGAAAGGTGAAGAAATGGGTCGCTTTAAGTTAGGTTCTACTGTAATTAACTTGTTTGCTCCTAACTCAATTAAATTTGATGATTCAATGGAAAATGGTACTCCTACTCGTATGGGTACACCATTTGCTCATATCGTAAAATAA
- the rsgA gene encoding small ribosomal subunit biogenesis GTPase RsgA, with the protein MAKKKKLTKGQVRRVRSNQKKRIEKIEDSVQWDETLLEAAKEGLVITRFGQHADIEDPDTKEIHRCNLRRGIESLVSGDRVIWRPGTEVLAGISGVVEAVKPRTSMLTRPDYYDGIKPVAANVDQMVIVSSILPELSLNIIDRYLIASETLHIKPLIVLNKVDLLSEEEFIKVQQLLSLYEDIGYKVRYVSKESGYGVEELEAELRNHINIFVGQSGVGKSSLVNALMPELEIEVEEGAVSENSGLGQHTTTAARLYHFPHGGDLIDSPGVREFGLWHLEAEQVTDSFIEFKDFLGGCKFRDCKHKDDPGCLLQEAVAEGKINKLRFESYHRIIESMSENKANRQFSRNKKADL; encoded by the coding sequence GTGGCAAAGAAGAAAAAGCTAACCAAAGGCCAAGTTCGCCGAGTACGCTCAAATCAAAAAAAGCGTATTGAAAAAATTGAAGACAGTGTGCAATGGGATGAAACCCTACTAGAAGCTGCTAAAGAAGGCCTAGTCATTACACGCTTTGGTCAACATGCTGATATTGAAGACCCTGATACTAAAGAAATCCATCGTTGTAATTTACGCCGAGGTATTGAAAGTTTAGTTTCGGGTGATCGTGTTATTTGGCGTCCAGGGACTGAAGTCCTTGCTGGTATTTCAGGTGTTGTTGAAGCTGTAAAACCAAGAACATCAATGTTAACCCGTCCAGACTATTATGATGGTATTAAGCCAGTAGCAGCTAACGTTGATCAAATGGTAATCGTGTCTTCAATTCTTCCTGAGTTGTCTCTGAATATTATTGATCGATACCTTATTGCTTCTGAAACTCTACATATCAAACCATTAATTGTATTAAACAAAGTGGATTTACTGTCTGAAGAAGAGTTTATCAAAGTACAGCAACTGCTTAGCTTATATGAAGATATTGGTTATAAAGTTCGATATGTAAGTAAAGAATCAGGCTACGGTGTAGAAGAACTTGAAGCTGAATTACGAAATCACATTAATATTTTCGTTGGTCAATCAGGCGTAGGTAAATCAAGCCTTGTAAATGCACTGATGCCTGAACTTGAGATTGAGGTGGAAGAAGGGGCAGTATCTGAAAACTCAGGTCTTGGTCAACATACAACAACTGCAGCACGCCTGTATCACTTCCCACACGGTGGTGATTTAATTGACTCTCCAGGAGTTCGTGAATTTGGTTTGTGGCACTTAGAAGCTGAACAAGTCACAGACTCTTTTATTGAATTTAAAGACTTTTTAGGTGGCTGTAAGTTTAGAGACTGTAAACACAAAGATGACCCAGGATGCTTACTTCAAGAAGCCGTTGCAGAAGGTAAAATCAATAAGCTACGATTTGAAAGCTATCATCGTATAATTGAAAGCATGTCTGAGAATAAAGCAAATCGCCAATTCTCACGAAACAAAAAAGCCGATTTATAA
- a CDS encoding succinate dehydrogenase/fumarate reductase iron-sulfur subunit, whose protein sequence is MTGGNRIQKVSILRYDPMKDEKPYLQTFDVPCDETTSVLDAIGYIKDNLDKDLSYRWSCRMAICGSCGMMVNNVPKLACKAFLRDYPDGLTLEPLANFPIEKDLIVDMTPFIERLEAIKPYILGNDRTPEQGPNTQTPEQMAKYKQFAGCINCGLCYAACPQFGLNPEFIGPAALTLAHRYNLDSRDNGSAERMKLINGDNGAWGCTFVGYCSEVCPKHVDPAAAVNQGKIASSQDFVIAMLKPQEA, encoded by the coding sequence ATGACGGGTGGCAATCGAATCCAAAAAGTAAGCATCCTGCGTTACGACCCAATGAAAGATGAGAAGCCTTATCTTCAAACGTTTGATGTTCCTTGTGATGAAACAACGTCTGTATTAGACGCTATTGGTTACATCAAAGATAACCTAGATAAAGACCTATCTTACCGTTGGTCTTGTCGTATGGCGATCTGTGGTTCTTGTGGCATGATGGTAAACAATGTGCCAAAACTGGCTTGTAAAGCGTTCTTACGTGATTACCCAGATGGTTTAACATTAGAGCCATTAGCAAACTTCCCAATTGAAAAAGATTTAATTGTTGATATGACGCCATTCATTGAGCGTTTAGAAGCAATCAAACCTTACATTTTAGGAAATGACCGTACACCAGAACAAGGTCCAAACACTCAGACTCCTGAGCAAATGGCGAAATACAAACAATTCGCTGGTTGTATCAACTGTGGTTTATGTTACGCAGCATGTCCTCAATTTGGTCTAAACCCTGAGTTCATCGGTCCTGCAGCACTGACTCTTGCACACCGTTATAACCTTGATAGCCGTGACAACGGCTCAGCTGAGCGTATGAAGCTAATCAATGGTGACAACGGCGCATGGGGCTGTACATTTGTTGGTTACTGTTCTGAAGTGTGTCCAAAACACGTTGACCCAGCAGCAGCTGTAAACCAAGGTAAGATCGCATCGTCTCAAGACTTTGTTATCGCAATGCTTAAACCTCAGGAGGCATAA
- the efp gene encoding elongation factor P yields MASVSTNEFKGGLKFMLDNEPCSIIENEYVKPGKGQAFNRVKLRRLLSGKTLEKTFKSGESFELADVVDVELDYLYNDGEFYHFMNSVSFEQIAADVKAVGDTAKWLVENDTCTLTLWNDNPITVTPPNFVELEVTETDPGLKGDTQGTGGKPATLSTGAVVRVPLFIAIGEVVKVDTRTGEYVGRVK; encoded by the coding sequence ATGGCGTCAGTAAGTACCAATGAATTCAAAGGCGGTTTGAAATTTATGTTAGATAATGAGCCATGCTCAATTATCGAAAACGAATATGTTAAGCCAGGTAAAGGTCAAGCATTCAACCGTGTAAAACTTCGTCGATTGCTTTCTGGTAAAACACTAGAAAAAACATTTAAATCAGGTGAAAGCTTTGAACTAGCTGACGTTGTAGATGTAGAGTTAGACTACCTATACAACGATGGTGAGTTCTACCACTTCATGAATAGCGTAAGCTTTGAGCAAATCGCAGCTGATGTTAAAGCAGTTGGTGATACAGCTAAATGGCTAGTAGAAAACGATACTTGTACGCTGACTCTTTGGAATGATAATCCAATTACAGTGACACCACCAAATTTTGTTGAACTTGAAGTAACTGAAACTGACCCAGGTCTAAAAGGTGATACTCAAGGTACTGGTGGTAAACCAGCAACGCTATCTACTGGTGCAGTAGTTCGTGTTCCACTATTCATCGCTATCGGTGAAGTAGTTAAAGTTGATACACGTACTGGCGAATACGTTGGTCGTGTGAAGTAA
- the epmA gene encoding elongation factor P--(R)-beta-lysine ligase, whose product MTSQNWMPSASIEQLQQRADILAAIRSFFFKRKVMEVDTPAMSHATVTDVHLHTFQTDFIGPGYADGTHLYFMTSPEFHMKRLLAAGSGCIYQINKAFRNEEAGRYHNPEFTMLEWYRLGFDHHDLMDEMNELLTLVLKCDNAERMTYQEAFIQVLGVCPLEASMDELRAVAAPLGLSDIADIEEDRDTLLQLLFSMGVEVKIGQDVPAFVYDFPASQAALAKINPSDPRVAERFEVYFKGIELANGFHELDNAKEQLMRFEEDNAKRKSMGLIEQPIDYHLIAALEAGLPNCSGVALGIDRLIMLAMGEKHIDQVTAFPFDRA is encoded by the coding sequence ATGACTAGTCAAAACTGGATGCCTAGCGCATCAATTGAGCAATTACAGCAGCGTGCTGATATTTTAGCGGCGATTCGTTCATTCTTTTTTAAGCGAAAAGTAATGGAAGTGGATACGCCGGCAATGAGTCATGCGACAGTAACGGATGTGCATTTACATACTTTCCAAACAGACTTTATTGGACCGGGATATGCAGATGGCACTCATCTTTATTTCATGACTAGTCCAGAGTTTCATATGAAGCGCTTATTAGCCGCTGGAAGTGGGTGTATTTACCAAATAAATAAAGCGTTTCGAAATGAAGAAGCTGGCCGTTACCATAACCCTGAATTCACTATGTTAGAGTGGTATCGTTTAGGTTTTGATCATCATGACCTAATGGATGAAATGAATGAGTTATTAACGTTAGTGTTGAAATGTGACAATGCTGAACGTATGACTTATCAAGAAGCTTTTATTCAAGTACTTGGTGTTTGCCCTTTAGAAGCGAGTATGGATGAATTAAGAGCGGTTGCTGCGCCATTAGGTTTATCTGATATTGCAGATATTGAAGAAGATCGTGACACTTTATTGCAGCTTTTATTTAGTATGGGAGTTGAAGTGAAAATTGGGCAAGATGTACCTGCTTTTGTTTATGATTTTCCTGCTTCTCAAGCTGCGTTAGCTAAAATTAATCCAAGCGATCCACGAGTAGCTGAACGATTTGAGGTGTATTTTAAGGGAATTGAGTTAGCGAATGGCTTTCATGAGTTAGATAATGCAAAAGAGCAGCTCATGCGTTTTGAAGAAGATAATGCAAAACGTAAATCAATGGGGCTAATTGAACAACCCATTGATTATCATTTGATCGCTGCGCTAGAAGCGGGTTTGCCTAATTGTTCTGGTGTTGCTTTAGGTATTGATCGTTTAATCATGCTTGCGATGGGTGAGAAGCACATTGATCAAGTTACAGCATTTCCTTTTGATAGGGCATAA
- the frdC gene encoding fumarate reductase subunit FrdC — translation MSNRKPYVREMTRTWWKDHPFYRFYMVREATVLPLIFFTICLLVGLGSLVKGPLAWASWLDFMANPIVVALNIVALAGSLFHAQTFFSMMPQVMPIRLGGKTLDKKVVVLAQWAAVAAITLLVLVIV, via the coding sequence ATGAGCAATCGTAAACCTTACGTTCGCGAAATGACACGTACTTGGTGGAAAGATCACCCTTTCTACCGCTTCTACATGGTTCGTGAAGCAACGGTTCTACCACTAATTTTCTTTACTATCTGTCTGCTTGTTGGTCTAGGTAGCTTAGTTAAGGGTCCACTAGCTTGGGCTTCTTGGTTAGATTTCATGGCAAACCCTATTGTGGTTGCTCTGAACATTGTTGCTTTAGCTGGTAGCTTATTCCATGCTCAAACCTTCTTTAGCATGATGCCGCAAGTAATGCCGATTCGTCTTGGTGGTAAAACACTGGATAAGAAAGTGGTTGTTCTTGCACAATGGGCAGCAGTTGCTGCTATCACATTACTTGTACTGGTTATCGTTTAA
- the epmB gene encoding EF-P beta-lysylation protein EpmB, which yields MSHMITRNDAPVEQNWLKELANAISNPHQLLSTLGIDSAPWEKGLEAKKLFALRVPTSFVDRMEFGNPFDPLLRQVLPLDQEFEVHEGYSNDPLKEQDNQQPGLLHKYKNRVLLIVKGGCAVNCRYCFRRHFPYQDNKGSKTIWQESIDYISNHPEINEVIFSGGDPLMAKDHELQWLIDHIEAIPHIKRLRIHSRLPVVIPNRITDTLCQLFTKTRLQIILVTHINHANEISQELISSMHKLKLAHVTLLNQSVLLKGVNDNADTLTQLSEALFDAGILPYYLHVLDKVQGAAHFFVSDEKAKQLMSELIENVSGYLVPTLAREIGGRKSKTPLDLYLE from the coding sequence ATGTCACACATGATAACCCGAAATGACGCTCCTGTTGAGCAAAACTGGCTCAAAGAACTAGCGAATGCGATCTCTAACCCTCATCAGCTACTTTCAACACTTGGTATTGATAGCGCTCCGTGGGAAAAAGGATTGGAAGCGAAAAAGTTATTTGCGTTACGTGTGCCGACAAGTTTTGTCGATAGAATGGAATTTGGCAACCCTTTTGATCCTTTATTACGCCAAGTATTGCCTTTAGATCAAGAATTCGAGGTACATGAGGGATATTCGAACGATCCTTTAAAGGAGCAAGACAACCAACAGCCAGGTTTATTGCATAAGTATAAAAACCGAGTTCTATTGATTGTTAAAGGGGGATGCGCTGTTAATTGTCGCTACTGCTTCCGCCGTCACTTTCCATATCAAGACAACAAAGGCAGCAAAACTATTTGGCAAGAGTCCATTGATTACATCTCCAACCACCCAGAAATAAATGAAGTTATTTTCTCTGGCGGTGATCCATTAATGGCCAAAGATCACGAACTTCAATGGTTAATTGACCATATTGAAGCAATCCCGCATATCAAGCGCCTTCGTATCCACTCTCGCTTGCCGGTGGTAATACCAAACCGTATTACCGATACGTTATGTCAACTATTTACAAAAACACGCTTACAAATCATTCTAGTGACTCATATCAATCATGCTAATGAAATTAGCCAAGAACTCATCAGTAGTATGCACAAACTAAAGCTTGCTCATGTCACTCTATTAAATCAAAGCGTGTTATTAAAAGGCGTTAATGATAATGCAGATACATTAACTCAATTAAGTGAAGCATTATTCGATGCGGGTATTTTGCCTTATTACCTTCATGTATTAGATAAAGTCCAAGGGGCTGCTCATTTCTTTGTTTCTGACGAAAAAGCCAAACAGTTAATGAGTGAACTGATAGAAAATGTATCTGGTTACCTTGTTCCTACATTAGCTAGAGAGATTGGTGGTAGAAAAAGCAAAACACCTCTCGACTTATATTTGGAATAA
- the frdD gene encoding fumarate reductase subunit FrdD: MVNRNPKRSDEPVWWGLFGAGGTWFAMLTPVTILVLGILVPLGVIGPESMNYLRVAGFVTSIIGALFVIGSISMPMWHAMHRLHHGMHDLKFHTGTAGKIACYAAAALATVLSVVFIFMI, translated from the coding sequence GTGGTAAATCGTAATCCAAAGCGTTCTGACGAACCAGTATGGTGGGGCTTGTTTGGTGCTGGCGGCACTTGGTTTGCAATGCTAACACCTGTAACTATCTTAGTTCTTGGTATCTTAGTTCCACTAGGTGTGATCGGTCCTGAATCAATGAACTACCTACGTGTTGCTGGTTTTGTTACTAGCATCATTGGTGCATTATTTGTTATCGGTTCTATCTCTATGCCAATGTGGCATGCGATGCACCGTTTGCACCATGGTATGCATGACCTAAAATTCCACACAGGTACTGCGGGTAAAATCGCATGTTATGCAGCGGCGGCACTAGCAACTGTATTATCTGTTGTGTTTATCTTCATGATCTAA
- the queG gene encoding tRNA epoxyqueuosine(34) reductase QueG — MNYQELSNNIKLWAKELGFQKVGICDVDLSQHEVALEQWLEAGYHGSMDWMARHGVMRARPDELHPGTIRVISARMDYLPPEANFASNLKDPNQAYISRYALGRDYHKLIRNQLKKLGQKIEKEVEQLGYRPFVDSAPILERPLAEKAGLGWTGKHSLLLDKHTGSWFFLGELLVDIPLPVDTPVENQCGKCTACVSSCPTNAILENGVIDARRCISYLTIENSGVIPEEFRSLMGNRIYGCDDCQLVCPWNREAEITQQADFHRRSSLGDSDLISLFSWDESTFLKNMEGSAIRRIGHTQWLRNLSIAMGNAPHSEAIISALRDRLGLDENLDIHIQWAIKQQSLVITSNRKEQRLIRIIEKGLPRDA; from the coding sequence ATTAACTATCAAGAACTCTCAAATAACATCAAACTTTGGGCAAAAGAACTTGGCTTTCAAAAAGTCGGGATCTGTGATGTCGATTTATCTCAACATGAAGTGGCATTAGAACAATGGTTAGAGGCTGGTTATCACGGTTCAATGGACTGGATGGCTCGACATGGTGTCATGCGAGCAAGACCTGATGAGCTTCATCCAGGGACAATTCGAGTGATCAGTGCTCGAATGGATTACCTTCCTCCTGAAGCCAATTTTGCCAGTAACCTAAAAGATCCAAACCAAGCTTATATTAGTCGTTACGCTCTCGGGCGTGATTACCATAAACTGATCCGTAACCAATTAAAAAAGCTAGGACAAAAAATTGAAAAAGAAGTCGAACAATTAGGTTATCGACCATTTGTGGACTCTGCTCCAATTTTAGAACGCCCATTAGCAGAAAAAGCAGGATTAGGCTGGACAGGAAAGCACTCACTTCTTCTTGATAAACATACAGGTTCTTGGTTCTTTCTTGGTGAACTATTAGTTGATATCCCACTACCAGTCGACACACCAGTTGAAAATCAATGTGGAAAATGTACCGCCTGTGTTTCTTCTTGTCCTACCAACGCTATTCTTGAAAATGGTGTAATTGATGCTCGTCGCTGTATTTCTTACTTAACCATAGAAAACAGTGGTGTCATTCCTGAAGAGTTTCGTTCATTAATGGGAAATCGTATTTACGGTTGCGATGACTGCCAACTTGTTTGTCCTTGGAACCGAGAAGCTGAAATTACTCAACAAGCGGACTTTCATCGTAGAAGCTCATTAGGTGACTCTGATCTTATTTCACTTTTCTCTTGGGATGAAAGTACCTTCTTAAAAAATATGGAAGGCTCTGCGATTCGCCGCATAGGACATACCCAATGGCTACGTAATCTTTCCATCGCAATGGGAAATGCACCTCATTCCGAAGCAATAATATCTGCACTACGAGATCGATTAGGCTTAGATGAGAATTTAGATATCCATATTCAATGGGCGATAAAACAACAATCGCTCGTCATCACTTCAAATAGAAAAGAACAACGCTTAATCCGTATCATTGAAAAAGGGCTTCCAAGAGATGCCTAA
- the orn gene encoding oligoribonuclease: protein MAINDQNLIWVDLEMTGLDPETHKIIEIASIVTDAQLNILAEGPVIAIHQPEEELAKMDDWCTNTHTNSGLVARVQESKYDEEAAIAETIAFLEQWVPKGVSPICGNSIGQDRRFLYKHMPTLEEYFHYRYVDVSTIKELARRWKPEVLDGFTKAGTHLALDDIRESIAELKYYRQHIFTI from the coding sequence ATGGCAATTAATGATCAAAACCTGATTTGGGTGGATTTAGAGATGACAGGATTGGATCCTGAAACTCATAAAATCATCGAAATTGCATCTATTGTGACAGATGCACAACTGAATATTTTAGCAGAAGGTCCAGTAATTGCGATCCATCAGCCAGAAGAAGAGTTGGCTAAAATGGACGATTGGTGTACCAATACTCATACAAATAGCGGATTAGTCGCTCGAGTACAAGAAAGTAAATACGATGAAGAAGCGGCAATTGCAGAAACTATTGCTTTCCTTGAGCAATGGGTTCCAAAAGGCGTATCACCAATTTGTGGTAATAGTATTGGACAAGATCGTCGTTTTTTATATAAGCACATGCCAACATTAGAAGAGTATTTTCATTACCGCTATGTTGATGTAAGTACAATTAAAGAGCTAGCTCGTCGATGGAAACCTGAAGTTTTAGATGGTTTTACCAAAGCAGGCACACATTTAGCGTTAGATGATATTCGCGAATCTATTGCAGAATTGAAGTATTATCGCCAACATATTTTCACAATTTAA
- the frdA gene encoding fumarate reductase (quinol) flavoprotein subunit, with the protein MKTITTDIAVIGAGGAGLRTAIAAAEANPELEIALISKVYPMRSHTVAAEGGSAAVTKEEDTLDNHFNDTVGGGDWLCEQDVVEYFVENAYREMTQLEQWGCPWSRKENGEVNVRRFGGMKVERTWFAADKTGFHMLHTLFQTSMKYPQINRFDEYFVVDLLVEEGQVQGLIAIHMAEGELICIKAKSVVLATGGAGRVYHCNTNGGIVTGDGMAMAFRHGVPLRDMEFVQYHPTGLPGTGILMTEGCRGEGGIIVNKNGYRYLQDYGMGPETPVGEPKNKYMELGPRDKVSQAFWHELQKGNTIKHPLGDVVHLDLRHLGEEYLHERLPFICELAKAYVNVDPAKEPIPIRPTVHYTMGGIETDKNNETSIKGLFAVGECSSVGLHGANRLGSNSLAELVVFGRLAGEKAAERAAEFTSWNEESIQKQITEVQARIDALMAQEGDENWATIRTEMGHSMEAGCGIYRKEHEMQDTIDKLAELKERYKKISIKDKGKVFNTDLLYAIEVGYGLEVAEAMAHSAILRKESRGAHQRLDDGCTERDDENFLKHSLAFYNKDAAPTIKYSDVTITKSQPKARLYGEAAEKAAAEEAAKNAEEHA; encoded by the coding sequence GTGAAGACTATAACCACAGATATCGCAGTAATCGGCGCGGGCGGTGCAGGTTTACGTACTGCCATTGCAGCTGCAGAAGCTAACCCAGAGCTGGAGATTGCTCTGATTTCAAAAGTATACCCAATGCGTTCACATACAGTGGCTGCAGAAGGTGGTTCCGCTGCCGTGACCAAGGAAGAAGATACACTAGACAATCACTTCAACGATACTGTTGGTGGTGGTGATTGGCTGTGTGAACAGGATGTTGTTGAGTACTTTGTAGAAAATGCATACCGTGAAATGACCCAATTAGAACAATGGGGTTGTCCATGGAGCCGTAAAGAAAATGGTGAAGTTAACGTTCGCCGTTTTGGTGGTATGAAAGTTGAACGTACATGGTTTGCTGCGGATAAAACCGGCTTCCACATGCTTCACACTCTATTCCAAACATCAATGAAATACCCTCAAATCAACCGTTTTGATGAGTACTTCGTTGTTGACCTTCTTGTGGAAGAAGGCCAAGTTCAAGGTCTGATTGCTATTCATATGGCAGAAGGCGAACTTATCTGTATTAAAGCAAAATCTGTTGTTCTTGCAACAGGTGGTGCAGGTCGTGTTTACCACTGTAACACCAATGGCGGTATCGTTACTGGTGATGGTATGGCGATGGCATTCCGTCACGGTGTTCCACTACGTGATATGGAATTCGTACAATACCACCCAACAGGTCTACCAGGCACTGGTATTCTTATGACTGAAGGTTGTCGTGGTGAAGGCGGTATCATCGTAAACAAAAACGGTTACCGTTACCTACAAGATTACGGCATGGGTCCTGAGACTCCTGTTGGCGAGCCTAAGAACAAATACATGGAACTGGGTCCTCGTGACAAAGTATCTCAAGCGTTCTGGCATGAACTACAAAAAGGTAACACAATTAAGCACCCTCTAGGTGATGTTGTGCATCTAGATCTTCGTCACCTTGGTGAAGAATATCTACATGAGCGCCTACCATTTATCTGTGAATTAGCAAAAGCATACGTAAACGTTGACCCAGCTAAAGAGCCTATCCCAATCCGTCCAACGGTTCACTACACTATGGGTGGTATCGAAACGGATAAGAACAATGAAACAAGCATCAAAGGTCTATTTGCTGTTGGTGAATGTTCTTCTGTTGGTCTTCACGGTGCAAACCGTCTAGGTTCAAACTCTCTAGCTGAGCTAGTTGTATTCGGTCGCCTTGCTGGTGAAAAAGCCGCGGAACGTGCTGCTGAATTCACGTCTTGGAATGAAGAATCAATCCAAAAACAAATTACTGAAGTTCAAGCTCGCATTGATGCGCTAATGGCGCAAGAAGGCGACGAAAACTGGGCAACTATCCGTACTGAAATGGGTCACTCTATGGAAGCGGGTTGTGGTATCTATCGTAAAGAGCATGAAATGCAAGATACGATTGATAAACTGGCTGAACTAAAAGAGCGTTACAAGAAAATCAGCATCAAAGATAAAGGTAAAGTGTTCAACACTGACCTTCTATACGCAATCGAAGTTGGTTACGGTCTTGAAGTTGCAGAAGCAATGGCTCACTCAGCGATTCTACGTAAAGAATCTCGTGGTGCACACCAACGTCTAGATGACGGTTGTACAGAGCGTGATGATGAGAACTTCCTAAAACACTCATTAGCGTTCTACAACAAAGATGCAGCGCCTACTATCAAGTACAGCGATGTAACGATCACTAAATCACAACCAAAAGCTCGCCTATATGGTGAAGCAGCTGAAAAAGCAGCAGCAGAAGAAGCGGCGAAGAACGCAGAGGAGCACGCATAA